GTAGTGGCACAGGAAGACGGTTGTTACGTTATGACTCTCTTAATTAGTCTAAAAGATGAGAAAGAAACGAATGCATCTTAATTATCGCAGTGTGTATATGTGGGGTTGGGTAGGGTACAGTACTATAGTTGTAACTAGTAAGTGCAGTGTGTAATTAGCTCATTGTTCACTACCAAATTTAATTCCTCAcgttatttatatacaaaaacaAATCTTTCATTTTCCGCACgttatttgtaatttgaAACCATGGACGCAGGTGGTAAAGTTGGTGGTAAAGTTGGTGGTAAAATTGGTGGTAAGGGCAAATCAGGTGTGTCCCATGTCACTTAGGCTCTGGTAAAGGTAAAAGGGCACCTTTAAGTCGTGCTGCTCGTGCAGGTTTGCAATTTCCGGTTGGGAGGGTTCACAGAATGCTCAAGAGCAGAATTCCATCTGATGGTCGTGTAGGGTCAACTGCTGCAGTTTACGCCTCTGCTATCCTCGAATATTTGACCGCTGAAGTACTTGAACTTGCAGGCAATGCATCGAAGGACCTGAAGGTAAAGCGTATTACCCCCCGCCATTTGCAATTGGCCATCCGCGGTGATGAAGAACTTGATACTCTCATAAAGGCTACGATTGCTGGCGGTGGCGTCATTCCTCACATACACAAGGCTTTGGTCAATAAAGGTCAATTACCGGGTCCCATTGGCAAGAAGGGCAAGAGGCTTGTTTGATTTTTGCTCAGTTTCGTTGTTCTTCGAAATAGAATACACTAATCACAAGCTAGCTACCCCTTCTATTTTGTATGCTATTAGATAATTCATCACCAAAGGTGAAGTGCTTATGGCTAATTCAAAGATTTTCTAACGCTTACTATAATTAAATACCCCGGCAAACAGTTCACATAGTGTTAAATTTCGTTTACATCACTAATCTACATGTATGTTATTACATCAGTGCGTAGCGCGTAGTTGGTTGGTATATGATTcctaattttttgataaacAGTCTATTCTACTTTTTACAGTATCCAATACTTTGGTGATGCATTGGTTCTGCTCATTGAATTTATACCGATATACATTTTAGTTATcagtatataatatagacTAAAGGTTCATTGATATTATCGGGGGATAGTCTGTTTGATTGATGCAAAGAGAGTTATTCAGGATActcatataatttgttgtcTGTATTGTTCTACCGGAGGTTACTATATTTAAGGATTAGCCATATAGGTTTCTTGTGTAGTTAGGGTAGGTTGTGCATTGAGGATCAGGTATAGTTGCGTATGGATTAGGATAgaattaacaaaatttagGGTCAATAACAGCGAGATAAGGGCAATAGAGGGAGAATTTGGTCCAATTTTTAGGTAGATGGAACTAGAAGTTGTGGCATTAGGACGTTGGAATTGGGTATTAGTTCTCTTTGTCTCAGAtacttaatttttttttttttCTCGATCTAAAATGTATTCTTAAGTTACACATTTTAAACAGTAACTTAGTGATGAATTACGCACAATCTGTGAACATTTTTCGACAGATGCatccaaatatttacattatcacGATTTTTACTATCTattcattatttactaCGACATTCTTTAAATACATACAGTTTACAtacatttttcataaaataaCCGGTTATTTGATGTACtatcaaatatacaaaaatagcTACATTTCAGTATCTATGTTAGAGGCATCATGATAGATGTTGACAGTATGGTGTTAGAGCATCTGTTATATATGTGGCTTGTTATAGATGATGGGTATATTTCCAGAAAATCGATACTTTTTACTTTGTGCatgtaatttattcatCTTTAACATATTGTcattacaataattaattaccaATACACGGTAAGTTTTTGACCGTGATATATCGCATAGACTAGcgtaaaattaaaatttttctaaaatttgcgcaattgtttttataatttaacttTATCATGAGCATTTCCAAGAAGACTCGCAAATTTTCCAAAGTTAAGCGACTGCTTAACCCTAAAGATGAGCGCATAACACTCAATGCTCACAGCAGTGCCACTAAGAAGTCCAAAAGCAATGAAATGATTAAACAAGTTAATCCTGTGAGCAGCTATATGTTTTTTTCATACAACGAGAATCTTGTACCACCTTATCAGGTTATTGTCGAcacaaatttcatcaattcaTCCATCCAAAACAAGCTAGATCTGTTTCGTGCATCTTCTGATTGCCTACTGGCCAAGTGTAATATGTGCGTAACTGATTGCATCATTGGGGAACTAGAAAAGTTGGGCCACCGTTATCGCTTGGCCCTTAGTTTAGCTAAGGACCCGAGGGTTACTAGACTTACTTGTTGTCACAAAGGTACTTACGCTGACGATTGCATAGTGCAACGAGTTACTCAGCACAGATGCTATATCATTGGCACAAATGATAAAGATCTTAAGTGCCGTATACGTAAAGTGCCTGGCGTACCTATTATGTATGTTTCAAAacacaaatatcaaattgagAGATTGCCTAATACCATAAcctaattatatatgtttttttCGAAAACCTGAAATTTtctaacaaaatttaaaccTATCGCTGTATGTAACTAGcatatcacataaattgtttgttcTTACACGAATTTTTTTGCATCATCCACTGCGTTAGTTTAGTTATTAtctttttaattaaaagtAACCCACTAACAATGCCCATTAGTCGTTTATTTCCAATAGCCCACCTATTTTTTATACAGTAATGAATGGTTTGTGATGTCTAAATAACGTTCTGTgattaaatgtttatagCTACTCACTGCCAGTAATTCAAGtacataataaattaattttacaatttctaTATTGCACACTATCCAATAACAATTCAGGTGATTAAGCATTAGAAGAACTAGTTTTGATTATCTAGTGGTTctattatttcaaaaaatgcTATTGATAGAATTTTGATGACATCACAAAGTATACCTTGTCCCGTACTGtctaataattttcaaaagGCGTTAATATATCTATTCAAATTGCCGCTAATTAATGAACCAAATAACAACTAATATACATTTGAATGAAACTAATTAATGCAGAACtgattaaaaaatctgCGTAACCAAATTAACTATAATACTTTAATTATAGTATCAAGATTCCAATTTCACTATTAAGCATGTCGTTATCCACTTCAGACTTATCAATAGTCATTGAATCATTAAATAggtaaatattcaatacgTAATAATGACTATTACTGGTAATAGCATCCACCGCTAATTAATATGTTAAGAGTAGAGCGAGGGATCTATCTTGTGCGGAATCGGCTGAATCTCCGTCCCCAACTCtgattcaattttatataaaaattcctTATCGGCATTTGTAATCAAACTTATCGCCAATCCGTAATGTCCAAATCTACCTGACCTGCCAATACGATGTAAATAAGTAGCTGATCTCTTGGGAAAGTCAAAATTGATAACCACGTTAACAAACCTAATATCAATCCCTCTGGTAAATAGGTCTAGATAACATTTTGTATTACCTGAAGATACGAGACAACGGCAGGCACCATTTTTAAAGTCGTGAAAAACCCTGTTTCTATGCAATTGTTGCATCTTAGAGTGTATGTAGAAGCAAGAGAAACCGAGTTCTGTTATCTTTTTAGCAAGCAACTCAACCCTGGTTACACTGTTGCAGAATACGATGGTCTGGTTTATTTGGAGACGGCCAAATAAAGTGTTGAGACAGTGCACCTTTTGTCGTTCTTCTAGAAATGCATAATATTGGGTTATGCCCTTTAGCGTGAGCTCTTCCATTAGGTTAATTTCATGAGCCCCTGGtaaatgtttatttttgaaatccTCCACCATCACGGGGAATGTGGCAgaaaataacattaattGCCGTTCTtttggtaaataatttaatagttGTTCAATTATGGGTAAAAATTCCACCGATAGCAGCTTATCTGCCTCGTCCATAACAACGGTGCCACACTTGTTTAAATCAACCACACCCTTATTCGTAAGATCAAGAACTCGTCCAGGCGTCCCAACTAGAATTTGCACAGGGTTATATAAGCGCATAATATCATCTTTCAAAGATGTACCACCAGTGGATACCATACATTGAACATTTAAGTGTTTCCCCAGTTCCTTAATCACAGCTGAAGTTTGCAAGGCAAGTTCTCTAGCCGGTACAAGAATTAGGCTTTGTATGTGCCTAGCAGTTAAATTAACACGTTCCAATATTGGGATACAAAAGGCTGCAGTTTTTCCTATATATAACCTAGGGATTACCCGTGCCATTCTTTGCCCTAgccaaaatatttttaccagTCAACGCGATAGGAATAGTCTCCTCTTGTATGGGAGATGGCCGTTCCATGCCTTTTTCAAAAATGCCCATTAGAAGCTCACGCTTCAAAAAGTAGTCTTCAAATTCAGTGCCTCGGGTTTTGGTAAcatcctaaataaacactTTATTACCTCAGTTTTGGGTCTTGgatcaatatttttttctaGCAGATTCCTCTTCCATTCGGAATCCATAACTTCCTCGTCAGAGGAAACCAGGGAATCGTTATTAGCAGTTGTGGCTGTAGCCGTTGAAGCGTAAGTAGCCGCTGCGTTTACATTATTCTTATGGTTTTGTCTTTTTAGTATCTTATTTTGTAGGCTTTTGGCCTTCTGCTGTGAAGTAGTGGATGCTTGGCTGCTCATCGCATATATATCCAAATGTACATACACTATTCATACTATGGGGCCGCCACTCTCTCTGTTAGCAGAAGAATCCGGGCTTATAGCTTGTACCCATCCTGTTACTACTAATTTGTgatgtattaaatatactcTGTGACAATATGTTGCACACATTTTCACACCCATCGTTGCTCTCTTCGTTTTTACTATCTGGGCCCACAGGGTCTACGTGTTGTTGTggtttatcaatttttgcacatATATTTCTGTTATTGTCAATTCTTATAAGTTTAGTACGTCCTTCTGGCGATGCAGCACCAGCAAATATTGCCTTGTCATTTCCAAAACAATCCACAACTTCCATGACGTAGTAGATATACAGGTCACTATCTGCACTTCTGAGCATACTATTGACTCGATTGTTCTTGGCGTATAGAAATAATCTAATTAACAGCGGAACTTAgtttatatgtaaaattttagttgaactaatttttttaacacaATTGCATGTGCTAAGGATGAGTCTAATCGCTAGATCTGACGCCGTTATAGATGTACCAAACTACCATACGCCAACTGGAGCCACCGCTACTAATTTTTCTAGGTCAAATTCATTAGATCCCCAACTttcaaataatcatttacatACTAATAATCTACACATAAATACTAGCGGCTACCGCTTGCCCTACGATGCGTACAATAGAAATAGCGCTAGGGAAGGTACGCCAATAAGACATCAGCAACGAACAATCTACTCTGAAAGACAATCAAGGGCAGAAGAACCTTTAAATCACATAGAGCGGACTTTGGCCGATTACTGGAAGAGAAGGATTTCACACGAATCACCAACACATCGCTCAACTTGCCAATCGCAGCAATCGAGAACTAGTTCAATATGTTCTGTAAATTTGACACAAGAATATGCCATTAATGGAAGTCGTCAACAAACATACAACTTGAGACAAGTGGAACAAGATGCATTACGGGGGAATCTTATTTATACTTCCAACGGTATGTTTAATACAAGCTCACCCACAACGACAGAATATAGACAATTAAACAGATCAAACTGTCATCTTCAACCGCAGCAGACTCATAACAGCATTAATGGTCAAACTGTGCAGGAGATCCATAACGGTTATACCGTATACCCCACTTATGACAATCCTAATGGCTCCTTCCACAATGTGGCAGTTCAAAATGTGAATCATGATGTTCCTAGAATTTTAAATGTGAGCACGACTAGCTACACTTCAAATGCACCCTCCTTCCACAATTTAAACTTTGCAACTAACTCCAATGCGCCTACAcatgtatatatcaataattaccCAACACAATCCAATGTATTATACCATGCGAACGTAGAATCCGTTAGCACACAGGGCAACTACCCGTTAATGCTACCGCTTGACCAGATATACGGTCGAATTTCCAACCAACAACAATTGAACAGTAATAACAGCTCGGAAAATGGGACACCCAGACACATATTAGAGACATTTCCTACGAGCATATTTGATGGGAAAAACTCTAGCGATGGAAAGTGTTGCATTTGTTGTCAGGACTATGATATCGGAGAGGAACTGCGTCGCCTTCCATGCTTACATGATTACCACGTCGGGTGTGTGGATGAGTGGCTGGCCAAGAGCACGTTGTGCCCACTGTGTAAGATGAACTTTACACAATGAAATTTCTGcatttttttttaatttttagctACCTAGTGACTAAAGCCTACACATTACACGACTGGTTGCTCGTAACCGGGTTTGATCCTGTGACAATTCAGTTTGATGTCCTAGTCAAACCCATTGTCCAGGCCACTATAGCTCGTGGCACCAAATGTACAGCAGATGGATGTACAATTATCACTAACCTCCCAAAAATTGTACTCATAAATGttacaacaaattcattcaCTCTACGCCTAGTGGACACACATAATGTTTCATCGGCTGATGGATACCAGGTGAATTGCACCTTTCTTATCGCATGGATTGTTCTAGAATCTGGATATTTTCATGAATCCACACACTCTGACATACTTTACGCTGGCTCTATCGACTTAGACTTCGCCAAACCTACATTCTCAGTTACCCTTGACAATAGTAAATTAAAGCTGACTCCGGGGAACTCAGCCTTTTCAGCCATATTAGTGGCCAAGGATGATGAAGACATCTCCGACCtggttaatatatatttctCTTCACAGATTTACACCCAGCCTCACGATCTAGACACAGTATCTATTTCATTCACTAGCAATGCAACTACCAAATTGTCTAAAACTTCAAAGACCGCCAAACTGCACTACTTTTTGGTGAACACATACAAGCTGCAAAAGACTTCCATTGGCAGGGACAAAAATACGTCCGATTTTTACGTAAGAAAAATTTTCCTCAAGGACGGGATGACCATGCCCCTGGAATGGGCCTACCCTGAACCCTTGTTGCTACCCTGCCAATCAATTACAGATCCAACTGATAACCCGGTTTCTACCATAACAGCTAAAATGGACTTCCAATGGATAGCCCGAACCAACGAAAGCAAGATATTCGAGTTTTATATCATTCAGAAGTCCCCGGCATTGAGTGGAGATGAGCTGTTATCTAAAAACATCTATTTCCTGATCCTTAACATGACTAAACCTCCACCTCTACTAAAACTAGATATATTACCCCTAAATATGGGTTTCTACGATACCAAAAATGTCTACAAATCCTTCTCTGCGCCTCAGGTTGTTTACACCTGGCTGTCTGGTATAGGTAACAAATACTGTTTATTGGCACATGCTATTGAACCTAATTCCGATGTTGATTGCCATGCACTATGCAATTTTTATGCTTCCAATCCCAAATATTGCCATCGTTACGGTACTGGAATGGAAATTGACACAGTTGAAACATACAATAGATTTGCCACTAATAACATGAGTGATTGTATCGAAAAATTCCTAATTCCCTTGTGCAAATTTCCTAATGTGCGCGATTTAAGCGATGATAATATGATGGAATCTGAGTATCCCCTTGAAGACCAACAACCCACTCTGTTGAAAAACGTCGAGCCTTCCGCCTTTGCTTGCAGAGGCTCCGCTCCTGGCGGAGATTATGTCGTATGTCGGATGTCACAGCTCAAAGATAAATGGTTCTACTCATCGTACCAGGTATGCAAATATTACTTGGAACATAAGGGCGAGCATTGGACCAGTAGCGTAGTATCAATAGCTGCAAGTGACGATGACACTAGTGCCGGCGGTGGCGCCAAATACTACGTAACATATGAAATATGTAAGGTAGTTGTCAATGCtagcaattttttaaagtgCCATGAGTTGggcaataaaaattgccCCAAGTTACCAGATCTGCAGTTCTACCCGATCGAGAACCAGAAGATGCACTCCAATTACATCCTTTACTCATTTTGCTGCCCCAATCGATCCTCAACGAAATCTAACATTAAACCTTCAAATGACACCATCCCTGATGGTGTCATTCTTTCGGATGAGAGACATGCTCAAGGCCTAGCTTCGATGCCCGATATATACCATTCACCTAAAGACAAAGATAACACTGGCGCAAAGCTGCATGATAGCATCATGAATGATGTAAAACAATCACAAATACAAAACAACACAATTCTTTCGGCCAAACACCAGACGAGTATTTCCATTGACATATCTAATACACTTAGCGGGGGCATATTGTACGTGCCGATTTATGGCTCTGAAGTAGCTCCCACATACATAAAAGAAACTTGCATATACAGTGAGTGGGAAGAATGGAGCGCTTGTGAATTACCTTGTCAGCTGAAAAACAAAGTTGTTAATCGCCGCCGTAGACGTACATTGCTCCAAGGCATTGGTACAAAATGCCATACCATCGAAACAGAACCTTGCCAAGACATACCGGACTGTTCGAGTATGTGCCTAATGAGCGAATGGTCCGAATGGTCCAAGTGCAAAGTTGATAAGGAAAATGGATTATCCTATTCTGTCCGTCACATTCTCTACGACTCTGATAAGTGCAAAGATCAAACATTAGAGTTGTGGCGTAGCTGCAAGGATGCGGACCTAGATGAATATACCACCAAAGATAGTTATGACCTCAATTTGGCCATTAATGAACTTGAATTCGCCGGAAATATGGATAAGGAATATGACATTACAAATGACTACAAAATGGCAGTGTCAAGCACTTGGTCTGGATGCACTCAACCCTGCGACAATAGAAACAACAGGGGCGTCAATATCAGTCTCAAGGACAGCGAGCGTTCTACCAATACCATAAATACCCGATCTTGCACTGAAAAGTTCCCTCCATGTGCATTTGATgaagtgataaattgtgAAGAAATAAGACCTGTCCTACCTGGTCTCACCAAACAATCATGCATCTCCGGATGCAGAACAATACTTTCCAATTGCAAAACGGACCATTTGAAGTGCTATGCCTTCGCAGAGTTGGGGAGTAAACAAGACAAAAATTTCTTCAACAACTGCCGTttaaatgatgaattggaGAAGAAGATTGCCCAAGTTAAGAACCTCCAGTACAATAAGTGCTACATTAGCCGCGCAAGCTATCTGGTGGATGAAAATAGTTGGATTGATGCAAGATATAACGCTTGTAATTGCTATGAGGAGGGTGCCGTGCCTTGTGATGAACAGGATGTGTTTTTGTCGCTGGAGGATCTCCCTGAAGACATGATGGCTTCCAGTGTATGCCCAGTGGAAGCGCTGGCCCCAAGTGGTAAGTGATACTGGTATATTATAGCATCAGCTGTCTTTATGATAGTTTCATATCCACTGTTACATTCAATTACTCAGAAATGAACACTTCCGACATGGTTTCTTTTGGCCACAACAAGGCTGCATATTGCCCACTCGAATACATGAGGAAAGGCACAGTGACTTTTGGCAGCATTTCATACGAAACGCTAAGAAACTTCTGCGAATACGGGGCGGGTTACATGAACTTAAAAAATTCACCTAGGTACAGCCTCTTCGAGTACCAGTGTCCCTATGCCACAACATTGGGAAATCGATTAGATCCGGCCGTTACTACAAGCGATTGTATAGCAGAGTGCAATAAATACTATACAGAATGTAAAAACGAAATTACCACATTGAGTACTTGTTTGATACATAGCTTGCGTTCATTGAGCAAAGAATTCAATAAGTATAAGTGCCACCTATCAGAAATCTATCCGCTGGATTGTGATATGGCATACTCTTCCAGTGCAGAGTTGAGTGACGATTCACATATCTGTCCCGCCATATGCAAATATAACAAGAGAAGGTGCGAagtcaaaatttttgagAATGATTACAATAACTACAAACGCTGCCTCAAAGAAAAACTAAAGACCAGCgaaatgtttaataataattgcatGTTTAAGCCCATGGGCCGTATGCCGGGTAGTGGATTTGTACTCTGCAAATTCCCACCCGTCGACTGCAAGTATTCAGAATGGAGTGAGTGGTCCAAATGTACTGCGCCTTGTAACAGAATAGACAACGTGGCCACAAGAAAGCGTATGCGGACTCTTATCCACCCTGCATCAAATTATGGTAAACCGTGCAATAGTTATGATTCATTGGGTAagcaaaaaataatttaggtaCCATTGACATCGAAATTTGCAAGCATTTGCCCCCGTGCCAATCGGACAAGTGGATATTACCGGTCACTGTGGAGTCCAACCCATTGATCCTCGACTTTGTGGACAACAGAGACGACGAGCAGAACCATGAAATTGAGTGGGTGAAGGAGGCATTTGAAGTTTACCCCAAGTTGAAGCATTCGTCCGAAGTCAAGTCttgcaaattatacaaatcaGAAAAGGTAATGTGacatatcatttttagacCGAAGGTTGCGGATGCCCAAGAGGCTACTCCCCGTGTAGTTTGGGAGAGTCCATTAAATCCCCCGATCTGATTACCTCCATAAAAAACCTTTGTTCAGTCAACCCCTTAGCATTCATAAGTTTCGAAGACGACGTAGATGTTTATTACTATCTGTGCAACGTGGATATGGTGTATGCCGAAGATGAACTTGACATGGACATTAAACGTTGTGATTCAATAGATAGCTTCCAATACTCTAGTTGTATGGGAAATGGAAAGTTGTTCAAGCCTTTCAACTTTATACAATTCTTCATACTCGGGGCATTTGCCTCTTTCACGTA
The DNA window shown above is from Babesia microti strain RI chromosome III, complete genome and carries:
- a CDS encoding hypothetical protein (overlaps_old_locusTagID:BBM_III00435), whose protein sequence is MLRSADSDLYIYYVMEVVDCFGNDKAIFAGAASPEGRTKLIRIDNNRNICAKIDKPQQHVDPVGPDSKNEESNDGCENVCNILSQSIFNTSQISSNRMGTSYKPGFFC
- a CDS encoding histone H2A (overlaps_old_locusTagID:BBM_III00420); this encodes MDAGGKVGGKVGGKIGGKGKSGSGKGKRAPLSRAARAGLQFPVGRVHRMLKSRIPSDGRVGSTAAVYASAILEYLTAEVLELAGNASKDLKVKRITPRHLQLAIRGDEELDTLIKATIAGGGVIPHIHKALVNKGQLPGPIGKKGKRLV
- a CDS encoding UTP24, FCF1, U3 small nucleolar RNA-associated protein 24 (overlaps_old_locusTagID:BBM_III00425); protein product: MSISKKTRKFSKVKRLLNPKDERITLNAHSSATKKSKSNEMIKQVNPVSSYMFFSYNENLVPPYQVIVDTNFINSSIQNKLDLFRASSDCLLAKCNMCVTDCIIGELEKLGHRYRLALSLAKDPRVTRLTCCHKGTYADDCIVQRVTQHRCYIIGTNDKDLKCRIRKVPGVPIMYVSKHKYQIERLPNTIT
- a CDS encoding ATP-dependent RNA helicase DDX6/DHH1 (overlaps_old_locusTagID:BBM_III00430); translation: MSSQASTTSQQKAKSLQNKILKRQNHKNNVNAAATYASTATATTANNDSLVSSDEEVMDSEWKRNLLEKNIDPRPKTEDVTKTRGTEFEDYFLKRELLMGIFEKGMERPSPIQEETIPIALTGKNILARAKNGTGKTAAFCIPILERVNLTARHIQSLILVPARELALQTSAVIKELGKHLNVQCMVSTGGTSLKDDIMRLYNPVQILVGTPGRVLDLTNKGVVDLNKCGTVVMDEADKLLSVEFLPIIEQLLNYLPKERQLMLFSATFPVMVEDFKNKHLPGAHEINLMEELTLKGITQYYAFLEERQKVHCLNTLFGRLQINQTIVFCNSVTRVELLAKKITELGFSCFYIHSKMQQLHRNRVFHDFKNGACRCLVSSDLFTRGIDIRFVNVVINFDFPKRSATYLHRIGRSGRFGHYGLAISLITNADKEFLYKIESELGTEIQPIPHKIDPSLYS
- a CDS encoding conserved Plasmodium protein, unknown function (overlaps_old_locusTagID:BBM_III00440), producing the protein MKFLHFFLIFSYLVTKAYTLHDWLLVTGFDPVTIQFDVLVKPIVQATIARGTKCTADGCTIITNLPKIVLINVTTNSFTLRLVDTHNVSSADGYQVNCTFLIAWIVLESGYFHESTHSDILYAGSIDLDFAKPTFSVTLDNSKLKLTPGNSAFSAILVAKDDEDISDLVNIYFSSQIYTQPHDLDTVSISFTSNATTKLSKTSKTAKLHYFLVNTYKLQKTSIGRDKNTSDFYVRKIFLKDGMTMPLEWAYPEPLLLPCQSITDPTDNPVSTITAKMDFQWIARTNESKIFEFYIIQKSPALSGDELLSKNIYFLILNMTKPPPLLKLDILPLNMGFYDTKNVYKSFSAPQVVYTWLSGIGNKYCLLAHAIEPNSDVDCHALCNFYASNPKYCHRYGTGMEIDTVETYNRFATNNMSDCIEKFLIPLCKFPNVRDLSDDNMMESEYPLEDQQPTLLKNVEPSAFACRGSAPGGDYVVCRMSQLKDKWFYSSYQVCKYYLEHKGEHWTSSVVSIAASDDDTSAGGGAKYYVTYEICKVVVNASNFLKCHELGNKNCPKLPDLQFYPIENQKMHSNYILYSFCCPNRSSTKSNIKPSNDTIPDGVILSDERHAQGLASMPDIYHSPKDKDNTGAKLHDSIMNDVKQSQIQNNTILSAKHQTSISIDISNTLSGGILYVPIYGSEVAPTYIKETCIYSEWEEWSACELPCQLKNKVVNRRRRRTLLQGIGTKCHTIETEPCQDIPDCSSMCLMSEWSEWSKCKVDKENGLSYSVRHILYDSDKCKDQTLELWRSCKDADLDEYTTKDSYDLNLAINELEFAGNMDKEYDITNDYKMAVSSTWSGCTQPCDNRNNRGVNISLKDSERSTNTINTRSCTEKFPPCAFDEVINCEEIRPVLPGLTKQSCISGCRTILSNCKTDHLKCYAFAELGSKQDKNFFNNCRLNDELEKKIAQVKNLQYNKCYISRASYLVDENSWIDARYNACNCYEEGAVPCDEQDVFLSLEDLPEDMMASSVCPVEALAPSEMNTSDMVSFGHNKAAYCPLEYMRKGTVTFGSISYETLRNFCEYGAGYMNLKNSPRYSLFEYQCPYATTLGNRLDPAVTTSDCIAECNKYYTECKNEITTLSTCLIHSLRSLSKEFNKYKCHLSEIYPLDCDMAYSSSAELSDDSHICPAICKYNKRRCEVKIFENDYNNYKRCLKEKLKTSEMFNNNCMFKPMGRMPGSGFVLCKFPPVDCKYSEWSEWSKCTAPCNRIDNVATRKRMRTLIHPASNYGKPCNSYDSLGTIDIEICKHLPPCQSDKWILPVTVESNPLILDFVDNRDDEQNHEIEWVKEAFEVYPKLKHSSEVKSCKLYKSEKTEGCGCPRGYSPCSLGESIKSPDLITSIKNLCSVNPLAFISFEDDVDVYYYLCNVDMVYAEDELDMDIKRCDSIDSFQYSSCMGNGKLFKPFNFIQFFILGAFASFTYILISALLTNVPKFSHSKQKTD
- a CDS encoding Receptor homology region transmembrane domain-and RING domain-containing protein 5 (overlaps_old_locusTagID:BBM_III00440) codes for the protein MSLIARSDAVIDVPNYHTPTGATATNFSRSNSLDPQLSNNHLHTNNLHINTSGYRLPYDAYNRNSAREGTPIRHQQRTIYSERQSRAEEPLNHIERTLADYWKRRISHESPTHRSTCQSQQSRTSSICSVNLTQEYAINGSRQQTYNLRQVEQDALRGNLIYTSNGMFNTSSPTTTEYRQLNRSNCHLQPQQTHNSINGQTVQEIHNGYTVYPTYDNPNGSFHNVAVQNVNHDVPRILNVSTTSYTSNAPSFHNLNFATNSNAPTHVYINNYPTQSNVLYHANVESVSTQGNYPLMLPLDQIYGRISNQQQLNSNNSSENGTPRHILETFPTSIFDGKNSSDGKCCICCQDYDIGEELRRLPCLHDYHVGCVDEWLAKSTLCPLCKMNFTQ